A genomic window from Amblyraja radiata isolate CabotCenter1 chromosome 18, sAmbRad1.1.pri, whole genome shotgun sequence includes:
- the LOC116983229 gene encoding 60S ribosomal protein L32: MAALRPLTKPDIVKKRRKKFIRHQSDRYVKIARNWRKPRGIDNRVRRRFKGQILMPNIGYGSNKKTKHMLPSGFKKFLVHNIKELEVLMMSNKTYCAEIAHNVSSKNRKTIVERAAQLAIKVTNPNARLRSEENE; encoded by the exons ATGGCTGCCCTAAGACCACTGACCAAGCCTGACATTGTGAAGAAGCGGCGAAAGAAGTTCATCCGCCATCAGTCTGATCGCTATGTGAAAATTGCG CGTAACTGGCGGAAACCCAGAGGTATCGACAACAGAGTACGCAGGAGGTTTAAAGGCCAGATTCTTATGCCAAACATTGGTTATGGCAGCAACAAGAAGACCAAACACATGTTGCCCTCTGGATTCAAAAAATTCTTGGTTCACAATATAAAGGAGCTCGAGGTTCTGATGATGAGCAACAA GACATATTGTGCTGAAATCGCTCACAATGTCTCCTCCAAAAACCGCAAGACAATTGTGGAGAGAGCAGCCCAGCTTGCGATCAAGGTCACCAATCCTAATGCCAGGCTACGCAGCGAAGAAAATGAATAG